The following coding sequences are from one Dromaius novaehollandiae isolate bDroNov1 chromosome 24, bDroNov1.hap1, whole genome shotgun sequence window:
- the LOC112995587 gene encoding nascent polypeptide-associated complex subunit alpha, muscle-specific form-like produces MAAPRPHGGGRATNGAPPRLPDPLPGLLGVSSALPRGSSGAPRSLSLGSPPPCFGSPPGPSLQPLLGSLQSSLGLPCLPRGVCSPPTPWSLSSPPRVSPASLGGLQPPNPLESLQSSLGLPCLPRGVCSPPTPWSLSSPPRVSPASLRGSAAPQPLLESLQSSLGLPCLPRGVCSPPIPWGLSSPPWVSPASLRGSAAPQLLLGVSPDLLGSPLPPSGGLQPPNPLGSLQSSLGLPCLPRGVCSPPTPWGLSSPPWVSPASLGGSAAPWPLLESPQLPWSLPCLPQGSAAPQPLLESPQSSLGSLQPPSSSWRSPQPSLGVTCFPQGVCSPPAPLQASSAPLWGLHLSPLGLPSTSVQPPSTLHGSPQPLPTLLPGSPLPPSGGLQPPSPLGVSPALPGSPLPPLGGLQPPSSSPGLLSPPLGSPPLPSGPPSTFPGRRGPSPPGRCLSALPSQVSWGNLPFSPFFLSLILFISSPLYPCPPPALPPCAPQKRSPNPHAGSAFPCICLFFPLL; encoded by the coding sequence atggcggccCCGCGCCCTCACGGCGGAGGGAGGGCGACTAACGGGGCCCCCCCGCGTCTCCCCGACCCCCTCCCCGGGCTCCTCGGTGTCTCCTCGGCCCTCCCCCGGGGCTCCTCGGGGGCTCCCCGCAGTCTCTCCCTGGGGTCTCCCCCTCCCTGCTTTgggtccccccccggcccctctctCCAACCCCTCTTGGGGTCTCTCCAGTCCTCCCTGggtctcccctgcctccctcgGGGGGTCTGCAGCCCCCCAACCCCTTGGAGTCTCTCCAGTCCTCCCCGggtctcccctgcctccctcgGGGGTCTGCAGCCCCCCAACCCCTTGGAGTCTCTCCAGTCCTCCCTGggtctcccctgcctccctcgGGGGGTCTGCAGCCCCCCAACCCCTTGGAGTCTCTCCAGTCCTCCCCGggtctcccctgcctccctcagGGGGTCTGCAGCCCCCCAACCCCTCTTGGAGTCTCTCCAGTCCTCCCTGggtctcccctgcctccctcgGGGGGTCTGCAGCCCCCCAATCCCTTGGGGTCTCTCCAGTCCTCCCTGggtctcccctgcctccctcagggggtctgcagccccccagctccttTTGGGGGTCTCCCCAGACCTCCTCGggtctcccctgcctccctcgGGGGGTCTGCAGCCCCCCAACCCCTTGGGGTCTCTCCAGTCCTCCCTGggtctcccctgcctccctcgGGGGGTCTGCAGCCCCCCAACCCCTTGGGGTCTCTCCAGTCCTCCCTGGGTCTCCCCTGCCTCCCTTggggggtctgcagccccctggCCCCTCTTGGAGTCTCCCCAGCTGCCTTGGAGTCTCCCCTGCCTTCCTcaggggtctgcagccccccagcccctcttgGAGTCTCCCCAGTCCTCCCTCGGGAGTCTGCAGCCTCCCAGCTCCTCTTGGAGgtctccccagccctccctgggtGTCACCTGCTTCCCTCAGggggtctgcagccccccagctcctctCCAGGCCTCCTCAGCCCCCCTTTGGGGTCTCCATCTCTCCCCTTTGGGTCTCCCcagcacctctgtgcagcccccCTCAACCCTCCATGGTTCTCCCCAGCCCCTCCCAACCCTCCTCCCCGggtctcccctgcctccctcagggggtctgcagccccccagcccccttggggtctccccagccctccctgggtctcccctgcctcccttggggggtctgcagccccccagctcctctCCAGGCCTCCTCAGCCCCCCTTTGGGGTCTCCACCCCTGCCTTCAGGTCCCCCCAGCACCTTCCCAGGCCGGAGGGGCCCGTCCCCCCCCGGCCGGTGCCTCTCCGCTCTCCCCTCCCAGGTCTCCTGGGGGAATCTGCCTTTTtcgcctttttttctttctctgattcttttcatttcctctccCCTCTACCCCTGCCCGCCTCCAGCCCTCCCTCCCTGCGCCCCGCAGAAGCGCTCCCCAAATCCGCACGCGGGATCTGCttttccctgtatctgccttttttttccccttctttag